Proteins encoded together in one Sphingomonas radiodurans window:
- a CDS encoding arsenate reductase: MEPTIYGIPNCDTVKKARTWLDTHGIAYRFHDYKKAGVDVAILARAVERLGWEKVLNRQGTTFRKLPEAERSDLDEARAMTIMQAHPSTIKRPLLVWGEVIRSGVLGGAVCGGVWGGMRP; encoded by the coding sequence ATGGAACCCACGATCTACGGCATCCCCAACTGCGACACCGTGAAGAAGGCCCGCACGTGGCTCGACACCCACGGCATCGCCTACCGTTTCCACGATTATAAGAAGGCCGGCGTCGACGTCGCGATCCTCGCCCGCGCGGTTGAACGGCTCGGCTGGGAAAAGGTGCTGAACCGCCAGGGCACCACCTTTCGCAAGCTGCCCGAGGCGGAGCGCTCCGACCTGGACGAAGCGCGCGCGATGACGATCATGCAGGCGCACCCGTCGACGATCAAACGCCCACTGCTGGTGTGGGGCGAGGTGATTCGAAGCGGGGTTCTCGGCGGAGCGGTATGCGGTGGTGTTTGGGGAGGAATGAGGCCATAA
- the bla gene encoding subclass B3 metallo-beta-lactamase: MTSAPLIRTALGFATAVATLAARPAAAQKDPPAWTRPIAPFPIIGPIDYVGTDGLAAYLIRTPAGAILIDAPMEENAALVERAIVARGVKLSDVKFILLSHAHFDHAGGLAALKRATGAKLVVGVGDAAAVNTGVPPGETSYGVIRFPAAKVDRAIPDGGRVTLGGITLTAVATPGHTPGCTSWSMTLPHEGRQFDVLFACSVSVAGNKLVGNKRYPRIVADFRRSFDRLGALQPDVVLPFHPESVDLMGRVRRNALIDKAVLPKLVADARTAFDADLAKQRK, from the coding sequence ATGACGAGCGCCCCCCTGATCCGCACCGCCCTCGGGTTCGCAACTGCGGTGGCGACGCTCGCCGCCAGACCCGCCGCTGCGCAGAAAGATCCCCCCGCCTGGACTCGTCCGATCGCGCCATTCCCGATCATCGGCCCGATCGATTACGTCGGCACCGACGGGCTCGCAGCGTATCTGATCCGCACACCGGCTGGCGCGATCCTGATCGACGCACCGATGGAGGAGAATGCAGCGCTCGTCGAACGCGCGATCGTCGCGCGCGGGGTTAAGCTGTCTGACGTCAAATTTATCCTCCTCAGCCATGCACATTTCGACCACGCCGGCGGCCTCGCCGCTCTGAAGCGCGCTACCGGCGCCAAGCTAGTGGTCGGCGTCGGCGATGCCGCCGCGGTGAACACTGGCGTGCCGCCCGGCGAGACGAGCTACGGCGTCATCCGCTTCCCCGCCGCCAAGGTCGATCGCGCAATTCCCGACGGTGGCCGGGTGACGCTCGGCGGCATCACGCTTACCGCGGTCGCGACACCCGGTCATACGCCCGGCTGCACCAGTTGGTCGATGACTCTCCCGCACGAGGGCCGCCAATTCGACGTGCTGTTCGCATGCAGCGTCAGCGTCGCGGGCAACAAGCTCGTCGGCAACAAACGCTATCCACGGATCGTCGCCGATTTCCGCCGCAGCTTCGATCGGCTCGGCGCGCTGCAGCCCGACGTAGTCCTGCCGTTCCACCCCGAATCGGTCGACCTGATGGGTCGCGTCCGCCGCAACGCGCTGATCGACAAGGCCGTCCTGCCAAAGCTGGTCGCCGACGCCCGCACCGCCTTCGACGCCGATCTCGCCAAGCAGCGCAAATGA
- a CDS encoding GNAT family acetyltransferase, whose product MITPATLADEAAVVALWEACGLTRPWNPPERDFHRAVTGQASAILLLRDPDTIAGSVMVGEDGHRGWVYYLAVAPECRRGGHGRALMVAAEEWLRARGVAKLQLMVRDGNEDALGFYAALGFAPQPVAVLGRFLD is encoded by the coding sequence ATGATCACGCCAGCGACGCTCGCCGACGAAGCAGCGGTCGTCGCCCTGTGGGAAGCATGCGGCCTGACCCGCCCGTGGAACCCGCCCGAGCGCGACTTCCACCGTGCAGTCACCGGCCAGGCCTCCGCAATTCTGCTGCTCCGCGACCCCGATACCATCGCCGGCAGCGTAATGGTCGGCGAAGACGGCCACCGCGGCTGGGTCTATTACCTCGCCGTTGCGCCCGAGTGCCGTCGCGGCGGACACGGCCGCGCGCTGATGGTTGCGGCGGAGGAATGGCTCCGCGCCCGCGGCGTCGCCAAGCTCCAACTGATGGTGCGCGACGGCAACGAAGACGCGCTCGGCTTCTACGCCGCGCTTGGCTTCGCGCCCCAGCCGGTTGCGGTCCTCGGCCGTTTCCTCGATTGA